From Fusarium poae strain DAOMC 252244 chromosome Unknown contig_3, whole genome shotgun sequence, one genomic window encodes:
- a CDS encoding uncharacterized protein (TransMembrane:2 (o20-43i338-361o)) produces MKEYLSSLLKFSLPSPDPATIQLLLIFISVLPVASSVIALGLFRFKQPSDNDGAEKSAPASSWGVQAMGYLLSLTPQPENFLRRLTQQLQGAPAYIPSIGREIYLAMPGKQIEGLFRRSSSLVPTPSLLDALSIFFGLSGHDVKAFSHGHISAYESNIGVYTTDADAFRCFMKHQRQDCADHLEGRNLVPVVERFKKNLASEISATTEIGQNWGVVPDLFTFLPNPILTANIEALYGEHRLKTCPNFLRDFWAFYKAFPNIAKGLPRWMMPSSFQTRDEMLKSFSRWRTWYAANFDWNNHELRDVEYEPIWGTQYVRKMVQRHEALGLSDNGVTVVMLGYFFITMATTVPAAVWMIIHILLDEDVLRRVWYQIGPAFQSTGAGERPDIKMLMKDPLLNSIYYETLRLRVTSTVGRTSIDEGLNLAGGWNVKAGEPIMCTGRLAGLDESFWNTGQPLSTDQPSHPLETFWAERFLDCPGSTSLSGPMKKKHVQPIRDSPAAWSSQQYDGQRGIRHGRIPNDMEKFVKQLMSSVLELQLFQDNGGALIASQLRASSKSPVLGHPLGC; encoded by the exons ATGAAGGAGTACTTGAGCTCGCTGTTGAAGTTTTCGCTTCCAAGTCCAGATCCCGCGACGATCCAACtccttttaatttttatctCTGTTCTCCCTGTTGCTTCAAGTGTCATAGCATTGGGACTATTTCGGTTCAAACAACCTTCTGATAATGATGGCGCAGAGAAATCTGCTCCTGCGTCCTCATGGGGTGTTCAAGCCATGGGGTACCTGCTGTCGCTTACACCGCAACCAGAGAATTTCTTGAGACGCCTTAC TCAACAGCTGCAGGGGGCTCCGGCTTACATTCCGTCGATAGGTCGGGAGATATACTTGGCCATGCCTGGCAAGCAGATCGAAGGATTGTTCAGAAGAAGTAGCAGTCTGGTACCGACGCCTAGTTTGCTTGATGCCCTGTCCATCTTCTTCGGGCTGTCAGGCCACGATGTCAAAGCTTTCAGCCATGGCCATATATCTGCTTACGAGTCCAACATAGGAGTCTACACAACTGACGCGGATGCCTTCCGGTGCTTCATGAAGCATCAGAGGCAAGACTGCGCTGATCATCTTGAAGGGCGGAACTTGGTCCCTGTTGTGGAGAGATTCAAGAAAAATTTGGCATCTGAGATTTCCGCAACGACAGAGATCGGGCAGAACTGGGGCGTCGTTCCTGATCTCTTCACTTTCTTGCCAAATCCGATACTTACGGCAAATATAGAGGCTCTGTACGGAGAGCACCGGCTTAAAACTTGTCCAAATTTCCTTCGGGACTTCTGGGCCTTCTATAAAGCATTCCCCAACATTGCCAAAGGTCTGCCCCGATGGATGAtgccatcttctttccagaCCCGTGACGAAATGCTGAAAAGCTTCAGCCGTTGGCGCACCTGGTATGCTGCAAATTTTGACTGGAACAATCACGAGCTTCGCGATGTCGAGTACGAACCTATCTGGGGTACCCAGTACGTCCGTAAGATGGTTCAGCGACACGAGGCCCTCGGGCTCTCCGACAACGGAGTGACCGTGGTGATGCTGGGATACTTTTTTAT CACAATGGCAACCACCGTCCCCGCTGCTGTGTGGATGATCATACACATCCTACTCGATGAAGATGTGCTCCGACGGGTTTGGTACCAGATCGGTCCGGCGTTCCAGTCCACAGGGGCCGGAGAGCGACCAGATATcaagatgttgatgaaaGACCCACTCCTCAACTCCATCTACTACGAAACACTCAGGCTACGTGTCACGAGTACTGTTGGTCGAACATCCATCGACGAAGGGTTGAATCTCGCTGGAGGCTGGAACGTCAAGGCTGGCGAGCCCATCATGTGTACTGGCCGGCTTGCGGGACTGGATGAATCCTTTTGGAACACCGGCCAGCCCCTGTCTACTGACCAGCCTTCGCACCCTCTGGAAACCTTCTGGGCTGAGCGGTTTCTCGATTGTCCAGGCAGCACCAGTCTCAGCGgaccgatgaagaagaagcacgTCCAGCCTATACGGGATTCTCCAG CTGCCTGGTCATCCCA ACAGTACGATGGCCAGCGTGGAATAAGGCATGGTCGTATTCCTAACGACATGGAAAAGTTTGTCAAACAGCTTATGAGCTCTGTTCTTGAACTGCAACTATTCCAGGACAATGGTGGAGCTCTTATAGCGTCGCAGCTCAGGGCCTCGAGTAAATCACCCGTTTTAGGCCATCCCCTTGGCTgctag
- a CDS encoding uncharacterized protein (TransMembrane:5 (o6-29i41-59o65-84i96-113o133-154i)): MLPLWVASGCAGATYAIMLYYMPLFYAFSKGLGALQQTVRLLPFILTFILTVVIIAASLPRLKQYGVIYLAGGAITLSSATALATTIAPGVPESKVMGLTALVAVGLGLHFQHSNAISNRINKDLRDRVECAALLNMSLMGGISMALIIAGAIYENRGMSLLKSALGSVDRPEADLRQALAGVSRGTLGGVRPN; encoded by the coding sequence ATGCTACCTCTCTGGGTAGCTTCAGGCTGCGCTGGTGCCACATACGCCATCATGCTTTACTACATGCCGCTCTTTTATGCTTTCTCGAAGGGGCTGGGCGCGCTACAGCAAACAGTGCGGCTCTTGCCTTTCATCCTCACCTTCATCCTCACCGTGGTCATCATCGCTGCTTCTTTACCGAGACTGAAGCAGTACGGTGTAATTTACCTCGCTGGCGGTGCCATCACACTCTCATCGGCAACAGCCCTTGCGACTACGATCGCGCCGGGCGTCCCTGAAAGCAAGGTCATGGGCCTCACAGCTCTCGTGGCCGTGGGACTTGGCCTACACTTCCAACACAGCAATGCCATCTCCAACAGGATCAACAAAGATCTTCGAGATCGGGTTGAATGCGCTGCGCTCTTGAACATGAGCCTCATGGGAGGTATATCCATGGCACTGATCATTGCAGGCGCTATCTACGAAAATCGCGGCATGTCCTTGTTAAAGTCTGCGCTCGGGTCCGTAGACCGTCCTGAAGCAGACCTTCGCCAGGCGCTGGCAGGAGTTTCGCGTGGTACTTTGGGAGGGGTGAGGCCCAATTGA
- a CDS encoding uncharacterized protein (TransMembrane:7 (o20-42i63-81o93-112i124-145o151-172i184-204o224-243i)), producing MKRVPGSVLPQTPPPPSPPPYQTGIGLGTIVTIYLTCIINGFDVSNVANIQPQLYEAFGHIEFLPWIGLSYSLANFATLAFARKIIDFFNIRYVYIVSIVVFFVGATLAGVANNISTVIAGRAIMGIGGSICQNCAISYFAMYATDSQSPLLYGIMSGLWAIGLVVGGPVGSAFAEGSTTSWRWAFFINLPFLGLAIICALIFVPSRPASDGLPLRDHLADTDILGIVLPITTTILFAIAATFSGPVWEWNSAPVSPSGLSSPSFSLPGVFSNLEATRVDLAIK from the exons ATGAAGAGAGTACCGGGTTCCGTTCTTCCGcaaacaccaccaccaccatcaccaccaccatatCAAACTGGAATAGGGTTAGGAACCATCGTTACCATCTACCTAACCTGCATTATCAATG GGTTCGACGTAAGTAACGTTGCCAACATCCAACCACAGCTTTATGAAGCTTTTGGCCATATCGAGTTTCTCCCTTGGATTGGACTTTCTTACTCTCTTGCAAACTTTGCCACACTGGCGTTTGCTCGTAAGATCATCGATTTCTTCAATATCCGTTACGTGTACATCGTCAGCATCGTCGTCTTTTTCGTTGGTGCGACTCTAGCGGGCGTAGCGAACAACATCTCCACGGTCATCGCTGGCCGAGCGATCATGGGGATTGGAGGTTCTATTTGTCAAAACTG TGCGATATCATACTTTGCCATGTATGCAACGGATAGTCAAAGTCCTCTTCTATACGGCATAATGAGCGGGTTATGGGCCATTGGCCTTGTGGTAGGAGGCCCGGTAGGTAGCGCGTTTGCGGAGGGCTCGACCACGTCTTGGAGGTGGGCTTTCTTCATCAATTTACCCTTCTTGGGTCTTGCCATCATCTGCGCTCTGATCTTTGTACCAAGCAGACCGGCTTCTGATGGTCTTCCTCTGCGAGATCACCTTGCTGATACTGACATCCTTGGGATTGTCCTCCCAATTACTACAACTATCTTATTCGCTATCGCCGCCACCTTTTCTGGTCCTGTATGGGAATGGAACTCGGCCCCTGTATCGCCATCTGGGCTCTCTTCGCCGTCGTTCTCGCTGCCTGGGGTTTTCAGCAACTTAGAAGCTACCAGAGTCGACCTGGCTATCAAGTGA
- a CDS encoding uncharacterized protein (TransMembrane:3 (o14-38i58-81o87-109i)) yields MFGLSQADGLSGPALTAAALLASAAITAVAAVVIIGFLQFNCGSVNGRYERSDVIMSWVSLFLFDIAMLEAIAGVLLWYTNNFPNELIVLFASEILVLLIILTVLSLWARRKIKTLVAMCCLDDDEAEGPYYDQVHDREDGLGITRENRFSRSTEPRRVRNRVICK; encoded by the coding sequence ATGTTTGGTCTATCGCAAGCAGACGGACTGAGCGGCCCGGCGCTCACGGCAGCGGCTCTACTGGCCAGTGCCGCCATCACAGCCGTCGCCGCCGTCGTCATCATTGGCTTCCTTCAATTCAACTGCGGGTCCGTAAACGGTCGATACGAGAGGTCAGACGTCATCATGTCTTGGGTGTCTTTGTTCTTATTTGATATCGCCATGCTGGAAGCCATAGCTGGCGTATTACTATGGTACACCAACAATTTCCCGAATGAGCTCATCGTTTTATTCGCTTCAGAAATACTCGTCTTGCTCATCATTTTGACCGTGTTATCTTTGTGGGCTAGGCGAAAGATCAAAACCTTGGTTGCCATGTGCTGTttggatgacgatgaagccGAAGGTCCTTATTACGATCAAGTACACGACCGGGAGGACGGGCTCGGCATCACAAGAGAGAACAGGTTCTCGCGCTCCACCGAGCCCCGTCGGGTACGAAATCGCGTGATATGCAAGTGA